In a single window of the Chiloscyllium plagiosum isolate BGI_BamShark_2017 chromosome 32, ASM401019v2, whole genome shotgun sequence genome:
- the LOC122539534 gene encoding cyclin-dependent kinase-like 2 gives MEKYEYLGLVGEGSYGIVIRSRNKENGRIVAIKKFLEDDDDKMVKKIAMREIRLLKQLRHENLVNLLEVWNRRKRWYLVFEFVDHTLLDDLEQCPNGLEYDKVRRYLIQILRGIAFCHSHNIIHRDIKPENILVSRSGVVKLCDFGFARSLTAPGEMYTDYIATRWYRAPELLVGDTKYGKPVDVWAVGCLVMEMLTGEPLFPGDSEIDQLFHIIRCVGNLIPRHKELFHKNPLFTGLQLPDIKRIELLPTHYPHIPCLVFDLVKKCLQIDPEKRPSCAELLQHNYFTADGFSER, from the exons ATGGAGAAATATGAATACCTTGGTCTGGTCGGGGAAGGCAGCTATGGAATCGTAATCAGATCCCGGAATAAAGAAAACGGGAGAATTGTTGCCATCAAGAAATTCTTGGAGGACGATGATGACAAAATGGTGAAAAAAATAGCCATGCGGGAGATTCGGTTATTAAAG CAACTGCGACACGAGAACCTGGTCAATCTGCTTGAGGTGTGGAACAGGAGGAAGCGCTGGTACCTGGTTTTTGAATTTGTTGACCACACGTTGTTGGATGATCTGGAGCAGTGCCCAAATGGGTTGGAGTATGACAAAGTCAGAAGATACCTGATTCAGATCCTGCGAGGGATAGCCTTCTGTCACAGTCACAAT ATTATTCATCGTGACATTAAACCAGAAAACATATTGGTCTCTCGGTCTGGGGTTGTGAAATTGTGTGACTTTGGGTTTGCCCGGAGTCTGACAGCCCCTGGGGAGATGTACACTGATTACATAGCCACCCGCTGGTACCGTGCCCCTGAACTGTTAGTCGGAGACACCAAGTATGGCAA GCCTGTCGATGTGTGGGCTGTTGGTTGCCTGGTGATGGAGATGTTGACTGGAGAGCCACTGTTTCCCGGAGATTCCGAGATTGATCAATTGTTTCACATCATCAGGTGTGTCG GTAATTTAATCCCGAGACATAAGGAACTTTTCCACAAGAATCCTCTCTTCACTGGACTGCAGCTGCCTGACATCAAAAGAATTGAACTGCTTCCAACCCACTATCCCCACATTCCCTGCCTGGTATTTGATTTGGTAAAG AAATGTTTGCAGATAGACCCTGAGAAAAGGCCCTCCTGTGCAGAGTTGCTGCAACACAATTATTTCACGGCTGATGGTTTCTCTGAAAGGTGA